TGCCCATGATTGATGATGGAACGGGGGGTTACTGTCCCCCCAAGGTGAGCCAACGCTTGAATTCAATGGCCTTAGGCTTCTTGGTTCCGACGACGCATCGTGGCACCCAGACCCAGGGCAGCAAGGCTACCGAGAATGGTCAGAGGCTCAGGAGCGGGAGTGGGGGGAGGGGTTGGGACTCCATTAACATAGCTATCACTTGCGCCAGCCGCCAAGCTGCCAACGTGGATACCCAGTCGCAAGTTTCCAGTGTTGAGGGCTGCCAGAACATTACTATAGTTGGCATTAAATTTGAAGGTTACAAACTCTCCTGATTGAACAGAGTTTCTATTGCCCCCATCTGTTTTGCCCCCAAAGTCTTCTCCAAACCATGCGCTCCCTAAATTATTAGTCTGGGAGAGGTTCTGGGTGCTGGACTCAAAATCAACACCGGAGGAGTTAATCACTTGAATACTGGATAAAAGCGATCCTACAATGGCTTCATTGACACTAAATGCAACTTGCTTAATTGCAGCGCCGCTGGAAGAGCTAGAGCCAGGGACAGTGTTGGAAACCTTAAAATCAACTTTGCCAGAACCAGCATCTGTTACGTCAAAGGAAAAGTAAGAATTAAGTCCATCGCCAACGGTATCACCCCCTGAAATGTTGCTGAAGCCGAAGGTTGCTGCCTGGGCAGGAGCAGTTAGAGCAAACGCGGCCAGGGCGGAGCCAGCGAGAAGGGTTGCAAAATTTTTCATGGGGTAGTGACTCCTAGAGGGTTGTTGAAGGGTTATTTATAGGACAAACAAGTTTTTTGTAGGGAGGAACGAAGCGGGCGGCGTTGGCTCACCGGCAAAGCTGAATTCCTGGTATGGAGTGGGTTGCGGGGTGCGTTGCCTTCCATGTCCTTAGGAATATCACCCCCTCCCTGGCTCTGTCTACGGGCAAATGTCAACTTCATCAACTCTTTAAAAAACTAGTTTTCTTCATGATTGGCTTTTAAGGGCTAGAAACCTTGTGGGGAAAGGGATTGACGGTTTTCTGTTCCTGGAATTTCAGGGTAGCCGTTCCCAGTAATATCAAGGCGATATGAAGTCTAGGCTACCGTTTAGAGCCAGGGGAGAGCGATCGAAATGGGTCATGGAGCCGCCCATGGGGTCTCGATCCTTGGGATCCCTGGCTACCGAGACCTTGAGATCATCAGCTAATCCTCGTGTAGATTCAGTGCTATCTCTTAGGTTTTGAAGGTTCCTAGACACGGATAGGGGGCAGGGTGGAGGCAGTTCCCAGGGTCTCCGTGCCAGATATTTGTGCCAGATATTCGTGCCAGATATTTGTGCCAGATATTCGTGCTAGATATTTGTGCTAGATCATGGGGCGATCGCGGCCCTCTCTGCGGCCCAAGGGGTTTGGTATTCTGGAAACCGATGGACCCTCGCCCCGGAACCTTTATGCAAACCCTCGATCGCCCCCCCGTCCCCAGCAACGCTGCTCCTGATGCCCGCCCCGATCGCATCGCCACCGTCCACCGGGTCACCGGGGAAACCGATGTGCTAGTGCGCCTCAATGTCGATGGCAGCGGCCAATGCACCGTTAATACGGGGGTGCCCTTTCTGGACCACATGCTGCACCAGATCAGCTCCCATGGTCTCTTTGACCTGGAGATCACCGCCACTGGCGATATTCACATCGACGATCACCACACCAACGAAGATGTGGGCATCACCCTGGGCCAAGCTCTGGGGCAAGCGTTGGGCGATCGCAAGGGCATTGTCCGTTTTGGCCATTTCATTGCTCCCCTGGATGAAGCCCTGGTGCAGGTGGCGTTGGACTTTTCCGGACGGCCCCACCTCACCTATGGCCTGGAGATCCCCACTCAGCGGGTGGGCACCTATGACACCCAACTGGTGCGGGAGTTTTTTGTGGCGGTGGTCAACCATAGCCACATGACTCTCCACCTGCGGCAACTGGACGGCATCAATTCCCACCATATTATTGAGGCTACGTTCAAAGCCTTCGCCCGCGCCCTGCGCATGGCCACAGAACCCGACCCCCGCCGGGGGGGCACCATCCCCAGTTCCAAAGGGGTGTTGTAACTAAGCTTCCATAAGGTATCCTAGCCAGGATCTTGATTAGTCTGGGCTTGGTGTGGAATAATAGCTATTTGCGTCTAAAAGTTGTCTCCAAGTTGTCTCCAAACATCATCCCTGGGATCGCGTCAGCCTCGATCGTGTGATCCACCGATCTGGATCTTCTCTGGATCACCGGATTAGCCGAACCCCCGGCTGGCAGTTTTCAGCGCGACCTACCCCACTAGAACCCATCTGTTGCTAGACCTATGGCCAAGAATAAGGGCGTTCGCATTATCATTACCCTGGAATGCACGGAATGCCGCACCAATCTCAATAAGCGTTCCCCAGGCGTTTCTCGGTATACCACGATGAAAAACCGCCGGAACACCACGGGACGCATGGAGCTGAAAAAGTTCTGTCCCCACTGCAATAAGCATACTGTCCACAAGGAGATCAAGTAGATCTAAGCTTAACTATGTCTTATTTTCGTCGTCGCCTTTCCCCCATCAAGCCTTCCGATCCCATCGATTACAAGGATGTGGATCTACTGCGTAAGTTTGTGACCGAACGCGGCAAAATTTTGCCCCGGCGCATCACGGGCCTCACCGCCCAGCAACAGCGGGATTTGACCATTGCCATTAAGCGGGCACGCATTGTGGCGCTGCTTCCCTATATCAACCGGGAAGGTTAAACCGAGGTTCGGCCTCAAAGACTAGGGTTGTGTGGGCGTAGGCCGCGATCGCCCCCCGTCTAGTTCTGCACCGAGGGGCTATTCCCCGGTGAGGGCAACCCGCCTGTTGAACCAATCTTTGGGCAAGCTATGAAGAATAAAGGGCAATCTCAACCCTATCCACTGCTATCCCTTAATGCCAACGGCGCACAGATTCCTGAATTTCAGGGCGATCGGTGCGCCGTTATTATTTGGGTCGGGCACTGGCAATCAGGGTAGGGTTCCGGGTCTATGGAGCATCCGCCAGGGGGTTGTCTGTGCAGTCTGTCCGGTTCCCCAGGCTTCCCGTCGGAAACCAGTAGGCACCCCCTGGGGCAATGGCCACAGGATCGATCCAGAGATGGCTCCAGAAATGGATCCAGAGAAGACGGCCACAGGTTTTGCACAAGTTTTGCACTGGTTTTGCACTATGGAACTCACCTACAGCGGGCGACCCATTACCCTTTATCCCCAGCGGCGGATCTTGTCCCCCGCAGAATTGCGGCAGAAACACGATCGCCCCCGATCCTTGCCCCTGTTGTTGGCCCTCTCCACCGTGGCCCAGGGCATTCCGTTTCTGTGGTCGGTAGTTCAAGAGCATCCCGGCGTGGATCCCAGTCTGGATCCGGTTCAGCCCGATCGGCCCGTCGATTGGGTCAACCTGGAAATCCTGCCCCCGGTGACGGCGGTGAAACCCGTGGCTGCGCCAGAGATGCAGGGGATGGAACGGGCGATCGAGCCAGCGATCGCCCCCCGCAATGCTGCCTCTTCTACCTCCGAGGGCAGTATGTCTCGGCCCAGTGTCCCCAATAGTGCCCCCAGTAGTGCCCCCAGTGCCCCTGGCTCTAGGGCTTCAGCGACTGCGCCATCGCTTTCGGCCACAGCGGACTCGGTGACCGTAGCGGACTCCCAGCCGATCGTGAACCCCCCGATCCAGAACCCTACGTCCCCAGGGGGCCGATCGACTCCCCGATCCCAGTCCCCTGTTGCCACTCCCCAGACCGATCGCGCCTCTGCCCTAGCTAACTCTGGGTCCACCGCCGCCGCCAAGGGTACTCCGGGATCCGGATCTGCTTCGCTGGGATCATCAGGGACTCAGAGCGTCATGGGTTCGGGCGATCGAGGCGGGAGCGGGGGCAATGGCGGAACGGGAACGGGATCGGGATCCCGATCGGGCACCAGACCCCTCAGCCCCTCGGCTCCCCCAGAGTCCGTGATGCCCCAACAACCCTGGCCCTTTGCCCCAGCGGTCAGCACCACCGCCGCCGCGCCGTCCCGATCCCTGCCTGCCCCGGAGCGGTTTGCGCCCAGTGCCGCTACTCCTAGTGCCGCTACTCCTAGTGCCGCTACTTCTAGTGCCGCTACTTCTAGTGCCGCTACTTCTAGTGTCGGTACCCCTAGTACAGGGCCAAAGTCCACCGGCACTCCGAAGGCCAGCGCAACGGGATCCGTGGGATCGGTTGCAGCGGGATCGGTTGCAGCGGGTTCTGGCCTAGCGGGGTCTGGCCTAGGGGGATCGGCAACAGGGGCAACGGCGATCGCCTCCGGTGCCCGCCCCAGTTCGGGATCCAGTGGTTCCGCCGCCGCCACCGGACCGTCCCCAGCCGCTCCCAGGGCCACCGCTGC
The nucleotide sequence above comes from Prochlorothrix hollandica PCC 9006 = CALU 1027. Encoded proteins:
- the rpsR gene encoding 30S ribosomal protein S18, with protein sequence MSYFRRRLSPIKPSDPIDYKDVDLLRKFVTERGKILPRRITGLTAQQQRDLTIAIKRARIVALLPYINREG
- the hisB gene encoding imidazoleglycerol-phosphate dehydratase HisB → MQTLDRPPVPSNAAPDARPDRIATVHRVTGETDVLVRLNVDGSGQCTVNTGVPFLDHMLHQISSHGLFDLEITATGDIHIDDHHTNEDVGITLGQALGQALGDRKGIVRFGHFIAPLDEALVQVALDFSGRPHLTYGLEIPTQRVGTYDTQLVREFFVAVVNHSHMTLHLRQLDGINSHHIIEATFKAFARALRMATEPDPRRGGTIPSSKGVL
- a CDS encoding PEP-CTERM sorting domain-containing protein, translated to MKNFATLLAGSALAAFALTAPAQAATFGFSNISGGDTVGDGLNSYFSFDVTDAGSGKVDFKVSNTVPGSSSSSGAAIKQVAFSVNEAIVGSLLSSIQVINSSGVDFESSTQNLSQTNNLGSAWFGEDFGGKTDGGNRNSVQSGEFVTFKFNANYSNVLAALNTGNLRLGIHVGSLAAGASDSYVNGVPTPPPTPAPEPLTILGSLAALGLGATMRRRNQEA
- a CDS encoding TonB family protein — translated: MELTYSGRPITLYPQRRILSPAELRQKHDRPRSLPLLLALSTVAQGIPFLWSVVQEHPGVDPSLDPVQPDRPVDWVNLEILPPVTAVKPVAAPEMQGMERAIEPAIAPRNAASSTSEGSMSRPSVPNSAPSSAPSAPGSRASATAPSLSATADSVTVADSQPIVNPPIQNPTSPGGRSTPRSQSPVATPQTDRASALANSGSTAAAKGTPGSGSASLGSSGTQSVMGSGDRGGSGGNGGTGTGSGSRSGTRPLSPSAPPESVMPQQPWPFAPAVSTTAAAPSRSLPAPERFAPSAATPSAATPSAATSSAATSSAATSSVGTPSTGPKSTGTPKASATGSVGSVAAGSVAAGSGLAGSGLGGSATGATAIASGARPSSGSSGSAAATGPSPAAPRATAAPTAGTPTSSTSRAKPAQTTSTVDLRPYLQQVKRQVDQRWVSRDQGNSQVMVQFRIGRSGDLQAVSLARPSGNAQADAAALIAVRTAAPYFGPLPQGYGNDSIRVELTLIQD
- the rpmG gene encoding 50S ribosomal protein L33, with protein sequence MAKNKGVRIIITLECTECRTNLNKRSPGVSRYTTMKNRRNTTGRMELKKFCPHCNKHTVHKEIK